One window of the Oceanicoccus sp. KOV_DT_Chl genome contains the following:
- the astD gene encoding succinylglutamate-semialdehyde dehydrogenase has protein sequence MSDLTIHCSCTHRLRKTLISKDPATNEIIWQGHCANETQVTEAVNAARDAQPGWQALGLTARKKVITRFAEELTLAKDQLAEMICRETGKPQWEALAEVDAMIGKIAISIDAQQQRAGSSNNAAAGIATEHRAHGVLAVFGPYNFPGHLPNGHIVPALLAGNAVVFKPSEQTPMTAVLTVELWYRAGLPDNVLNLLQGERETGAALAAANIDGLLFTGSSATGKQLHRQFAGRPEVLLALEMGGNNPLIVGQIKSTELAARHIISSAFISAGQRCTCARRLILVENETTSELLEAVQTLIDKLTIGQWQTKPEPFYGPVINPKTATNLLQAQQQLIALGGNALRMMKPLSIGDCFLSPGLIDMSNVQEVPDEEWFGPLLQIYRVATITDAISLANQTQYGLAAGLLSDSNSEQEQFINNIRAGVISINKPTAGASSRLPFGGIGASGNHRASAFYAADYCAWPQAMSIGVATDQQAMPALKGIKK, from the coding sequence ATGAGCGATTTAACTATTCACTGCAGCTGCACTCATAGGCTGAGAAAAACACTCATATCGAAAGATCCGGCAACCAACGAAATTATTTGGCAAGGGCACTGCGCCAACGAAACCCAGGTTACCGAGGCAGTTAACGCTGCCAGAGATGCTCAGCCTGGATGGCAAGCACTGGGGCTAACCGCACGAAAAAAAGTGATCACACGTTTTGCTGAAGAATTAACGCTGGCAAAGGATCAACTGGCAGAAATGATTTGTCGTGAAACCGGCAAACCCCAGTGGGAAGCGCTCGCAGAAGTCGACGCTATGATCGGCAAAATCGCCATAAGTATTGATGCCCAGCAACAACGAGCCGGCAGCAGTAATAACGCTGCTGCGGGTATCGCAACTGAACATCGAGCCCACGGTGTACTGGCTGTCTTCGGCCCCTACAACTTTCCCGGCCATCTGCCCAATGGTCATATCGTACCGGCATTATTGGCAGGTAATGCCGTAGTTTTTAAACCCAGCGAGCAAACCCCGATGACGGCAGTGCTCACTGTTGAGCTATGGTACCGCGCCGGCCTACCCGACAATGTGCTTAATCTTTTACAGGGCGAGCGCGAAACCGGAGCTGCGCTTGCCGCCGCCAATATTGATGGTTTGTTATTTACCGGATCGTCCGCCACGGGAAAACAATTACACCGGCAATTTGCCGGCCGTCCGGAAGTACTACTGGCGCTGGAAATGGGTGGCAATAATCCACTGATCGTCGGACAAATCAAATCCACCGAACTCGCGGCCAGGCATATTATCAGCAGCGCGTTTATTAGCGCAGGACAGCGCTGCACCTGCGCGCGCCGTCTCATTTTGGTAGAAAATGAAACCACCAGTGAATTACTGGAAGCAGTACAGACATTGATTGATAAATTGACTATTGGCCAATGGCAAACCAAACCCGAGCCATTTTATGGACCCGTCATCAACCCCAAAACCGCCACTAACTTGTTGCAAGCACAACAGCAGCTCATCGCCCTTGGCGGTAACGCACTGCGCATGATGAAACCGCTTTCAATAGGAGACTGTTTTCTTAGTCCTGGGTTAATCGATATGAGCAATGTGCAAGAGGTACCAGACGAGGAATGGTTTGGGCCGCTGTTGCAGATTTATCGGGTCGCTACTATTACTGACGCCATTAGCCTGGCCAATCAAACTCAATACGGCCTGGCAGCTGGCTTACTCAGTGATAGCAATAGTGAGCAAGAGCAATTTATCAACAATATTCGTGCTGGCGTCATCAGCATCAACAAACCAACGGCCGGCGCTTCCAGTCGCTTACCTTTTGGCGGTATTGGCGCCAGCGGTAATCACCGCGCCAGTGCCTTTTATGCCGCCGATTACTGTGCATGGCCACAGGCAATGTCCATCGGTGTAGCCACCGACCAACAAGCAATGCCAGCGTTGAAAGGGATAAAAAAATGA
- the astB gene encoding N-succinylarginine dihydrolase encodes MSILEVNFDGLIGPTHNYSGLSFGNLASERNAQLRSNPKAAALQGLAKMRQLLSLGYQQGFIPPQQRPQLDSMRQLGFTGSDQQIIQQLAKQNPRLLSMVYSASPMWAANAATVTPSTDSGDGRVHFTPANLLTTPHRAIEAEATQHTLATIFNDPQHFKIHAPLPANNLFADEGAANHSRLCQHYGDPGVAMFVYGRDGLDSANQPARFPARQTRLASEAVARSHGLTAQQAVFCRQHPTAIDAGAFHNDVVAVANGPVLFFHQLAFVDKDFETIKQQLGNKLNLQLLPVNHQEVPLEDAIKSYLFNSQLLAAPDGDMTNMRLIAPSECAQNKSVSAYLERLLQDHQQPIRSVDFVDVRQSMSNGGGPACLRLRVVLNAQQRAAVNPAFLITEDRITALEDWVKQHYRDQLAPEDLADPAFYTESLETLEALTQLLNLKNFYPFQSH; translated from the coding sequence ATGAGTATTTTAGAAGTAAATTTTGACGGCCTAATTGGGCCCACACACAACTACAGCGGATTGTCATTTGGCAACCTCGCCTCTGAACGCAATGCACAGCTGCGTTCCAACCCCAAGGCAGCAGCTTTGCAAGGTTTAGCGAAAATGCGCCAGTTATTATCGCTAGGCTATCAGCAGGGTTTTATTCCACCGCAACAACGACCACAGTTAGACAGCATGCGCCAGCTCGGATTCACTGGCAGTGACCAGCAAATTATTCAGCAACTGGCTAAACAAAATCCACGATTATTATCGATGGTCTATTCGGCCTCACCAATGTGGGCAGCCAATGCTGCTACCGTGACGCCATCAACCGATAGCGGTGATGGCCGAGTTCACTTTACTCCCGCTAATTTGTTAACCACACCTCACCGGGCAATTGAAGCAGAGGCAACCCAACATACTCTGGCAACTATTTTCAACGACCCGCAGCATTTTAAAATTCACGCGCCGCTGCCAGCCAACAACCTGTTTGCCGATGAAGGCGCAGCTAATCATTCACGCCTTTGCCAACATTATGGTGATCCCGGCGTGGCCATGTTTGTATATGGTCGCGATGGCCTTGACTCAGCCAATCAACCCGCGCGCTTTCCAGCCAGACAAACCCGACTCGCCAGTGAAGCCGTTGCCCGCAGCCATGGCTTAACTGCTCAACAAGCTGTTTTCTGTCGTCAGCACCCCACCGCTATCGACGCTGGCGCTTTTCATAACGATGTTGTTGCGGTAGCGAACGGCCCCGTTCTGTTCTTTCACCAACTCGCTTTTGTCGACAAAGACTTTGAAACCATTAAACAACAACTAGGCAACAAACTGAATTTGCAATTGCTACCCGTAAATCATCAGGAAGTCCCACTGGAAGATGCCATTAAAAGTTATTTATTCAACAGCCAATTACTCGCGGCACCGGATGGCGATATGACCAATATGCGCCTTATTGCTCCTTCGGAGTGTGCACAAAACAAGTCGGTAAGCGCTTATCTTGAGCGGCTGCTACAGGATCACCAGCAACCTATCAGGTCCGTTGATTTTGTTGATGTACGCCAAAGTATGAGCAACGGTGGCGGGCCTGCTTGCCTGCGCCTTAGAGTGGTACTTAACGCCCAGCAACGCGCTGCGGTGAACCCGGCTTTTCTGATCACTGAAGATCGCATTACCGCACTAGAAGACTGGGTCAAGCAACATTATCGCGATCAGCTTGCGCCGGAGGATTTAGCTGATCCTGCTTTTTATACTGAATCGCTAGAAACGCTGGAAGCACTAACACAATTACTCAATTTGAAAAATTTTTATCCCTTCCAATCGCATTAA
- a CDS encoding aspartate ammonia-lyase, with amino-acid sequence MTTYREESDSLGSMQLPTDCLYGIQTQRAVENFSITDIPISIDPEMIRSLAMVKKACAQTNTELGTLAENKAKAIIAACDEIINDQWHQYFVVDVIQGGAGTSANMNANEVIANRALQLLGHHAGEYQHLHPNNDVNCSQSTNDVYPTALRLALYAKAQDLLANMALLKQAFSEKGSDFSHIRKIGRTQLQDAVPMTLGMEFSAFATAIGEDIIQLSHTIELLLDCNLGATAIGTGINTPVGYAPRVIERLQQVSGVKVRLAENLVEATWDTGDFVQLSGTLKRYATKISKICNDLRLLSSGPRCGFGEINLPKMQPGSSIMPGKVNPVIPEVVNQIAYDVIGKDVTVSIAAESGQLQLNAFEPVIANCLFLSLGMLNRGSRILRERCVEGITANEAECQRSVDHSLGIVTLLNPVLGYEITSTLVMEAIRDNRSVRELVLEKNFLVLEELEKILSNDGTNIEYT; translated from the coding sequence ATGACAACTTATCGTGAAGAATCAGACAGCTTGGGCAGCATGCAGCTACCAACTGATTGTTTATACGGTATTCAAACCCAGCGTGCGGTAGAAAATTTTTCTATCACCGACATCCCCATTTCTATTGATCCCGAAATGATCAGGTCACTGGCGATGGTCAAAAAAGCCTGCGCACAGACCAACACTGAGCTGGGTACCTTGGCCGAGAATAAAGCCAAGGCCATCATTGCCGCCTGTGATGAGATCATCAACGACCAATGGCACCAGTATTTTGTCGTCGATGTCATTCAGGGGGGGGCAGGCACATCTGCCAATATGAATGCCAACGAAGTGATTGCCAATCGCGCGTTGCAACTGCTAGGCCATCACGCGGGCGAATATCAACACCTGCACCCCAACAATGACGTCAATTGCTCACAGTCTACCAATGACGTTTACCCTACCGCGTTGCGCTTGGCATTGTATGCCAAAGCTCAGGATTTATTAGCCAATATGGCATTGCTAAAACAAGCTTTTAGCGAAAAAGGCAGCGACTTTTCCCACATTCGTAAAATTGGTAGAACCCAATTGCAGGATGCAGTACCGATGACATTAGGTATGGAGTTTTCTGCATTTGCTACCGCCATTGGTGAGGACATCATCCAACTTTCCCATACCATTGAATTACTGCTCGATTGCAATTTAGGTGCGACCGCCATTGGTACCGGGATCAATACGCCTGTAGGTTATGCACCACGAGTGATTGAACGGCTACAGCAAGTCAGTGGAGTTAAAGTACGGTTAGCGGAAAACCTGGTGGAAGCAACATGGGATACCGGCGATTTTGTTCAACTATCGGGAACGTTGAAACGCTACGCAACAAAAATATCGAAAATTTGTAACGACCTGCGGCTACTATCCTCAGGGCCGCGATGTGGGTTTGGTGAAATAAACCTGCCAAAAATGCAGCCGGGCAGCTCGATTATGCCGGGCAAGGTTAACCCGGTAATCCCCGAAGTCGTTAACCAGATTGCCTATGATGTAATTGGTAAAGATGTCACCGTATCAATAGCGGCAGAATCCGGACAACTGCAATTAAATGCATTTGAGCCAGTCATCGCTAATTGCTTATTTTTATCATTGGGCATGTTAAATCGAGGCAGTCGCATCTTACGAGAACGCTGTGTTGAAGGAATTACTGCTAACGAAGCTGAGTGCCAACGTTCAGTCGATCATTCACTGGGCATAGTAACCCTGCTTAATCCAGTATTAGGCTATGAGATAACTTCGACACTGGTGATGGAAGCTATTCGAGACAACCGCTCCGTGCGTGAACTGGTTTTGGAGAAAAACTTCTTGGTACTGGAAGAGCTCGAAAAAATACTCAGCAATGATGGCACCAATATAGAGTATACATAA
- the nhaR gene encoding transcriptional activator NhaR, which produces MAQMNFHHLHYFFTIAREGSIVKAAEKLHLTPQTLSSQIKTFESYLGVELFDRKGRGLLLNDKGRMVYGYAEDIFSLGYELQQTLQSKNISQQFIFTVGIVDVIPKILAYDLLIPILESQESIRLISREGDFESLLGELAVGKMDLIISDRGLQPGSAVKAYNHILGKSGLTFYAGRSEAKQLKAGFPASMHEKPFLYPGEGSSQKINLSSWFDRLNIQPRIVAEFDDTALMKFFGQSGCGVFCTPSSIEAHVLRQYKVDVIGRTEEIHEQFYAISPERKLKHPGVKKVIDAASQLFTIP; this is translated from the coding sequence ATGGCCCAGATGAATTTCCATCACTTGCACTATTTTTTTACCATTGCCAGAGAGGGGAGCATTGTAAAGGCTGCTGAAAAACTGCATTTAACCCCGCAGACCTTAAGTAGCCAGATAAAAACCTTCGAAAGTTACTTGGGTGTTGAATTATTTGATCGAAAAGGCCGGGGTCTACTTTTAAACGATAAAGGCAGGATGGTGTATGGTTATGCGGAGGATATTTTTTCACTGGGTTACGAGTTACAGCAAACCTTACAGTCAAAAAACATCAGTCAGCAATTCATTTTCACGGTCGGTATTGTTGATGTAATACCGAAAATACTCGCTTACGATTTACTTATCCCCATTCTTGAAAGTCAGGAAAGTATTCGCCTGATTAGCCGAGAGGGCGATTTTGAATCATTGTTGGGAGAGTTGGCGGTTGGAAAAATGGATTTAATTATTTCTGATCGCGGGTTGCAACCTGGGTCGGCAGTTAAGGCCTATAACCATATCCTTGGTAAAAGTGGCTTGACGTTCTATGCCGGTCGATCAGAAGCAAAGCAGCTCAAGGCCGGTTTTCCAGCAAGTATGCATGAAAAGCCCTTCCTATATCCCGGTGAGGGTTCGTCGCAAAAAATCAATCTGTCATCCTGGTTTGATCGGCTAAATATACAGCCCAGGATAGTGGCAGAATTTGATGATACCGCGCTAATGAAGTTTTTCGGCCAATCTGGATGTGGAGTTTTCTGTACCCCCAGCTCAATTGAAGCGCATGTGCTAAGGCAATACAAAGTCGATGTTATTGGGCGCACCGAAGAAATCCATGAGCAGTTTTATGCCATATCACCTGAGCGCAAACTTAAACACCCAGGCGTCAAAAAGGTTATTGATGCGGCTTCGCAGTTATTCACTATTCCATAG
- a CDS encoding HPP family protein — MFYIYTPTGRSFSGSLEKLRRTEKPSPYFSSRSIEQDPLDQATAAINLEQPTSEYKVSQNALDAYQLFLNKKEHREPIKQAYQIMTAPVRSLSSTTSIQQAWLVFQQHNHQVMPIINEFRTLVGAFSRKRLYEHLLSNNLSASQQPGSVMKLINETDNKIISAAPVTDVRRIASALVDYQLDAVPIVEDDGQVVGIVSRTDILASATIDPPLSLWC, encoded by the coding sequence ATGTTTTATATATACACACCCACAGGCCGAAGTTTTTCAGGTTCGTTAGAAAAACTTCGGCGCACTGAAAAACCAAGCCCCTACTTTTCGTCACGATCGATCGAGCAAGACCCGCTTGACCAGGCCACGGCCGCAATCAATCTCGAACAGCCAACCAGTGAATATAAAGTGTCCCAGAATGCCCTGGATGCTTATCAATTGTTCTTAAACAAAAAAGAGCACCGGGAACCCATTAAACAAGCTTACCAAATCATGACTGCACCCGTGAGATCGCTCTCATCAACCACGTCTATTCAGCAAGCATGGTTAGTGTTTCAGCAACACAATCATCAGGTAATGCCCATTATTAATGAGTTTAGAACACTGGTAGGCGCGTTTTCGCGCAAGCGACTTTATGAGCACTTACTTAGTAATAACTTATCAGCAAGCCAACAGCCCGGTTCGGTAATGAAGCTTATCAATGAAACCGACAACAAAATCATCTCGGCAGCGCCAGTCACTGACGTACGTCGTATTGCATCTGCATTAGTCGACTATCAATTAGATGCAGTACCAATCGTTGAAGATGACGGCCAAGTGGTTGGCATTGTTTCCAGAACGGACATATTGGCATCTGCCACTATCGATCCGCCATTATCTTTATGGTGCTAA
- a CDS encoding 5-(carboxyamino)imidazole ribonucleotide synthase yields MHVAIIGCGQLARMLALAGIPLGIKFSFICDTGEHSDTVCVNGLGEIAYWQPESSVEALYTALGSPDLITVEKEQVELSLLRDLSKFSAVYPSIQAIETTKDRFKERCLLDSLDIPVAPYLFGHSIEEAVKQLGLPLVFKSIDEGYDGKNQWQVKTEDQLQRLIEDQSLHPQTLIAEQWINFERELSLVGVRDCNGQIAFYPLAENIHTQGILYRSIAPADKLTSALIATAEDYLQKIMNHLDYVGVMAMECFATESGLIVNELAPRVHNSGHWTQLGSPTCQFENHIRAITGIALGSTDNFGVTGMINLLGTAKPPVKSLGANSTLHWYNKEARPGRKQGHVNFFDKSRAQLIQHMDAFEKTLLP; encoded by the coding sequence GTGCATGTTGCGATTATTGGTTGTGGTCAGCTTGCCAGAATGTTGGCATTGGCCGGCATTCCGCTAGGTATTAAGTTCAGTTTTATTTGCGACACAGGTGAGCATAGTGACACTGTCTGCGTTAACGGCTTGGGAGAAATAGCTTACTGGCAGCCTGAATCGTCTGTTGAGGCGCTCTATACAGCGCTGGGTAGCCCGGACCTTATTACTGTAGAAAAAGAGCAAGTTGAATTGTCGTTGTTGCGGGATCTGAGTAAGTTTTCTGCCGTTTATCCTAGTATTCAAGCAATAGAAACAACAAAAGACCGGTTTAAAGAGCGCTGTTTGTTAGATAGCCTGGATATTCCTGTTGCGCCGTATTTGTTTGGACATTCAATAGAAGAAGCCGTTAAGCAATTAGGATTGCCACTGGTATTTAAGTCTATTGATGAAGGCTATGATGGCAAGAATCAGTGGCAGGTTAAAACTGAGGACCAGCTTCAGAGGCTTATTGAGGATCAATCCCTACATCCGCAAACTTTGATTGCAGAGCAGTGGATTAATTTTGAGCGGGAACTTTCTTTGGTCGGTGTTCGCGATTGTAATGGTCAAATAGCATTTTATCCGCTCGCCGAAAATATACATACACAGGGTATTTTATATCGCTCTATTGCTCCTGCTGACAAGTTAACCTCTGCACTCATTGCGACTGCTGAAGATTATCTGCAGAAAATAATGAATCACCTGGATTATGTAGGGGTGATGGCTATGGAGTGTTTTGCAACGGAGTCAGGATTAATCGTTAATGAGCTGGCTCCCAGAGTGCATAACAGTGGTCATTGGACGCAGCTTGGTAGCCCGACGTGTCAGTTCGAAAATCATATACGTGCTATTACCGGTATTGCTTTGGGGTCTACCGACAATTTTGGTGTTACCGGCATGATTAACTTGTTAGGTACTGCCAAGCCGCCAGTAAAATCACTTGGGGCTAATTCAACACTGCATTGGTATAACAAAGAGGCTAGACCGGGAAGAAAGCAAGGACATGTCAATTTTTTTGATAAATCCAGAGCACAACTTATCCAGCATATGGATGCGTTTGAAAAAACACTGTTACCGTGA
- the purE gene encoding 5-(carboxyamino)imidazole ribonucleotide mutase — MSHVEVAIIMGSQSDWPTMQCATVVLDALGVSYSKQVVSAHRTPDRLTQFCQDAEKNGIKVIIAGGGAAHLPGMAAANTWLPVIGVPVQSKALNGIDSLLSIAQMPKGVAVATQAIGESGAFNAGLMAAQILATSNQSLQQRLISWRKNQTDSVPVEVE; from the coding sequence ATGAGTCATGTTGAAGTAGCGATTATTATGGGGTCGCAGAGTGATTGGCCAACCATGCAGTGTGCAACCGTTGTATTGGATGCGCTAGGGGTATCCTACAGCAAGCAAGTCGTATCGGCACATCGCACTCCCGATAGACTTACACAGTTTTGCCAGGACGCTGAAAAAAACGGCATTAAAGTCATTATTGCTGGCGGGGGCGCGGCACATTTACCGGGTATGGCAGCGGCAAATACCTGGCTGCCGGTGATTGGCGTTCCGGTGCAAAGCAAAGCGTTGAATGGTATTGATAGTTTGTTATCGATTGCGCAAATGCCTAAAGGTGTTGCAGTGGCGACGCAAGCAATCGGTGAGTCAGGTGCATTTAATGCGGGGCTTATGGCTGCCCAGATTTTGGCCACCAGTAATCAATCTCTCCAGCAGCGCTTGATCAGTTGGCGAAAAAACCAAACTGATAGCGTACCGGTGGAGGTTGAATAG
- a CDS encoding sodium-dependent bicarbonate transport family permease, which translates to MVLDISIAFFMLGVLATLIRSEIQFPKALYQSLTLFLMIAIGLKGGVALSEHASWQLVPQSIFVIMLGIVIPLIAFPVLFLIGQLERKDAASIAAHYGSVSIGTYAVAVAFLEAQQIEYEAYFPLFVVLLEIPAIAVGIALAKNKGKVLNRKALAHEIFCNQSMVFMLGGLAIGFWAGERTATIAPFFFDLFKGVLALFLFEMGMVAASRLQQVKSTSSFILSFGVAMPLVGGLLGCLLGVAIGLSTGGAILLASLGASASYIAVPAAMRVAIPDANHGLSITASLAITFPFNVLVGIPVYVVFTQWFVS; encoded by the coding sequence ATGGTGCTGGATATCAGTATTGCCTTCTTCATGCTCGGGGTGTTGGCAACACTTATACGTTCGGAAATTCAATTTCCGAAAGCACTTTATCAATCACTGACATTATTTTTGATGATAGCGATCGGCTTGAAAGGGGGGGTTGCTTTATCGGAGCATGCTTCCTGGCAGTTGGTTCCGCAATCAATTTTCGTTATCATGCTGGGTATTGTTATTCCGCTGATTGCTTTCCCTGTTTTATTTTTAATCGGTCAACTTGAGCGCAAGGATGCGGCTTCAATTGCTGCGCATTATGGGTCTGTGAGTATCGGTACGTATGCAGTAGCGGTAGCTTTTCTTGAAGCACAACAAATTGAGTATGAGGCGTACTTTCCATTATTTGTTGTGCTCCTTGAGATTCCCGCCATTGCTGTCGGTATCGCCCTTGCTAAAAACAAAGGCAAAGTGCTTAATCGCAAAGCTCTGGCACATGAAATATTTTGTAATCAAAGTATGGTATTTATGCTGGGTGGGTTAGCTATTGGATTTTGGGCTGGTGAGCGTACCGCAACTATTGCACCATTCTTTTTTGATTTATTTAAAGGCGTGCTGGCTTTATTCTTATTCGAAATGGGTATGGTTGCCGCTAGTCGGTTGCAGCAAGTTAAATCAACCAGCAGTTTTATATTATCGTTTGGCGTAGCCATGCCCTTGGTTGGGGGGCTACTGGGTTGTTTGCTCGGTGTTGCTATAGGGTTATCGACTGGAGGAGCTATCTTGTTAGCATCACTGGGTGCAAGTGCGTCTTATATAGCTGTTCCCGCTGCGATGCGAGTGGCTATACCAGACGCTAATCACGGGCTATCAATTACCGCATCCCTGGCCATCACGTTTCCATTTAATGTGTTGGTAGGGATTCCGGTGTATGTTGTTTTCACTCAATGGTTCGTTAGTTAA
- a CDS encoding DUF4437 domain-containing protein: protein MRPHVEFVDQQDLLWHHAEFEHAEGSAKQQNLSYDEEDGSASLRVEFVTDWSRSAGFHEAQTEWFVLSGKVDIGGEILTKGGYWCAPKGALTPAIKVTEGSQILLFREYAAWGFKPAKDAAQSISSDSEVVIKHSESMDWFDVEDPANGSPMDFSRGGTPVPGLFIKLLYRDPKTGFYTRLIKAKPGWREHPLAHHPVYEEAYCLEGEFDYNYGLMKPGQYFFRPAGIRHGDFTAGEEEGCTWILRCDGDLVDWYTEEASVEMHGKPVNWGDDFPGTEPPVYIQPVRSRTAGKWQDPSYQ from the coding sequence ATGAGACCCCATGTTGAGTTTGTTGATCAGCAAGATTTGCTTTGGCATCACGCCGAGTTTGAGCATGCCGAAGGCAGTGCCAAGCAGCAGAATTTAAGTTATGACGAAGAAGATGGCTCGGCTTCGTTAAGAGTAGAGTTTGTGACAGATTGGTCGCGTTCTGCCGGGTTTCATGAGGCCCAAACGGAATGGTTCGTGCTTTCGGGTAAGGTAGATATCGGTGGCGAGATTCTCACAAAAGGCGGTTATTGGTGTGCGCCTAAAGGGGCGTTAACTCCGGCTATTAAAGTCACCGAGGGTAGCCAAATTCTGTTGTTCAGAGAATATGCGGCTTGGGGCTTTAAGCCTGCCAAGGACGCTGCACAATCAATCTCCAGTGATTCAGAAGTGGTTATCAAGCACTCTGAATCGATGGATTGGTTTGATGTCGAGGATCCAGCTAATGGCAGTCCGATGGATTTTTCTCGCGGCGGTACTCCCGTCCCTGGTTTGTTTATCAAGCTGCTTTATCGCGACCCCAAAACGGGTTTCTATACTCGACTGATAAAAGCAAAGCCCGGTTGGCGCGAGCACCCATTAGCGCATCACCCAGTGTACGAGGAAGCCTATTGTCTAGAGGGGGAATTTGATTACAACTATGGTTTGATGAAACCTGGGCAGTACTTTTTCCGCCCTGCTGGTATTCGTCACGGTGATTTTACTGCAGGTGAAGAAGAAGGGTGTACCTGGATCTTGCGCTGTGATGGAGATTTAGTCGATTGGTATACCGAAGAGGCCAGCGTTGAAATGCATGGGAAACCGGTAAATTGGGGTGATGACTTCCCTGGTACTGAGCCGCCTGTGTATATCCAGCCAGTGCGATCTCGTACTGCAGGTAAGTGGCAGGACCCTAGTTATCAATAA
- a CDS encoding heme ABC transporter ATP-binding protein — MLTLENLTVTIEQHQLLAIEQLSLYEGEMFSVLGKNGAGKSTLFKAICGDMLAQGGRYLHQLSIEYWPKTLLARHLAVLPQSSSLTFPFTVREVVALGLIPLSLNHRQGQRCISEMLALTDTQQFSARSYLSLSGGERQRVHLARVLVQLSQAEKAPLLLLDEPTSAQDLAQQHHLLALIKTLCQEKNITALVIMHDLNLSMLYSDRVGILAAGQFAAIGAPRQILNTETISDHWGYRPRQVEDASGVRVFI, encoded by the coding sequence ATGCTTACGCTCGAAAACCTTACCGTTACTATTGAGCAGCACCAACTCTTGGCGATTGAGCAGCTGAGTTTATATGAAGGGGAAATGTTTTCCGTACTGGGTAAAAACGGTGCGGGTAAATCGACTTTATTTAAAGCAATTTGTGGGGATATGCTGGCCCAGGGTGGACGCTATTTGCATCAGCTTTCTATTGAGTATTGGCCTAAAACGTTGCTGGCCAGACATCTGGCAGTGTTACCACAAAGTAGCTCGCTAACGTTTCCGTTTACCGTGCGGGAGGTGGTTGCTTTGGGTTTAATTCCATTGAGTTTGAATCATCGGCAGGGGCAGCGCTGTATCAGTGAAATGCTGGCGTTAACGGATACCCAACAATTTTCAGCACGTTCGTATTTAAGTTTATCTGGTGGTGAGCGGCAGCGCGTGCATCTGGCCAGAGTGTTGGTGCAGCTATCACAAGCTGAGAAGGCGCCACTGCTATTATTGGATGAACCTACATCGGCGCAAGATCTTGCTCAGCAACATCATTTGCTGGCATTAATAAAAACCCTCTGTCAGGAAAAAAATATCACCGCACTGGTGATTATGCACGATCTGAATTTAAGTATGCTTTACAGTGATCGTGTGGGTATTTTGGCTGCAGGGCAATTTGCCGCAATTGGCGCGCCTCGGCAGATATTGAATACGGAAACCATTAGTGATCACTGGGGATATCGACCCCGGCAGGTAGAGGATGCTTCCGGAGTTCGCGTTTTTATTTAG